The Ziziphus jujuba cultivar Dongzao chromosome 7, ASM3175591v1 genome includes a region encoding these proteins:
- the LOC132804560 gene encoding uncharacterized protein LOC132804560: protein MSVQSWKPKFDPLADKICHMALWVRLPYHPFKYYNSSMLACLGNLLEKTLKIDRTTKMANRGRFACICVEVDASKGLIPKLIVGGRIQHVEYKVVGTICFHCGCIGRRDTYCDKMDKNVEDMNGNNNQRNDCIPTETTNVEEAHQYKGKYGLWLMVQHRKTFTKENPKKSSPASHFVKGNAFKVLDSIGNMDEEQDMISQVSPRSEEALEKMDVGMIAKQDNIASSSKSGSLMALANVSNLQVQRIPLYVAIVGKGKSQGYKGA, encoded by the coding sequence ATGTCTGTGCAAAGTTGGAAGCCAAAATTCGATCCCCTTGCAGATAAGATCTGTCATATGGCATTGTGGGTTCGTTTGCCTTATCATCCTTTTAAGTACTATAACTCTTCTATGCTTGCTTGTCTAGGAAATCTCCTGGAAAAAACTCTCAAGATAGATAGGACTACTAAAATGGCTAATAGAGGAAGGTTTGCTTGTATTTGTGTTGAAGTGGATGCCTCCAAGGGTCTAATCCCTAAGCTTATTGTTGGAGGTCGAATTCAGCATGTAGAATATAAAGTTGTTGGAACCATCTGCTTTCATTGTGGTTGTATTGGTCGTAGAGATACATATTGTGATAAAATGGATAAGAACGTTGAAGATATGAATGGCAATAATAACCAAAGGAATGATTGTATTCCTACTGAGACCACTAATGTTGAGGAGGCTCACCAGTATAAGGGTAAGTATGGCCTTTGGCTTATGGTTCAACATCGAAAGACTTTTACTAAAGAGAATCCTAAAAAGAGCTCTCCTGCCTCCCATTTTGTGAAGGGAAATGCTTTCAAAGTTCTGGATTCTATCGGAAACATGGATGAAGAGCAAGATATGATCTCCCAAGTTTCACCTCGAAGTGAGGAAGCTTTGGAGAAGATGGATGTTGGTATGATTGCTAAACAAGATAATATTGCATCCTCAAGCAAGTCTGGTTCCTTAATGGCCTTAGCCAATGTTTCTAATCTTCAAGTCCAAAGAATTCCTTTGTATGTTGCCATTGTTGGAAAGGGTAAGTCTCAAGGTTATAAGGGGGCGTAG